Proteins encoded together in one Chitinophaga varians window:
- the glmS gene encoding glutamine--fructose-6-phosphate transaminase (isomerizing) codes for MCGIVAYIGHREAYPVVLKGLKRLEYRGYDSAGVAIINDGLRVYKKKDKVAALEEYASSYDMRSSIAIGHTRWATHGEPCDRNAHPHVSSDGKLSMVHNGIIENYVQLKQELVKQGHVFQSDTDTEVLLHFIEEIKKQNQCPLEEALRIALKRVVGAYVIVLIDEDNPDTLIAARKGSPLVIGVGKGEHFLASDASPIVEYTKEVVYVNDYEIAIIKADELILKNISNERQTPYIQKLDIELAAIEKGGFAHFMLKEIFEQPQTIFDSLRGRLDAKKGTLTMGGIREYAETLSNAKRIIIVACGTSWHAGLVAEYMIEELCRIPVEVEYASEFRYRNPVVGPGDVIIAISQSGETADTLVAIEAAKEKGAIILGVCNVVGSSIARLSHAGAYTHAGPEIGVASTKAFTAQLAVLCLVGLKIAAEKGSVTPQRFQHLLDELDQIPEKVATALKLDDQVQQIAAKYKDARDFLYLGRGYNFPVALEGALKLKEISYIHAEGYPAAEMKHGPIALVDENLPVVIVATKDSYYEKIVSNIQEIKARKGKVIAVVTEGDHIIPPMADDVIFVPSADELVAPIVSVIPLQLLAYHIGVMKGFDVDKPRNLAKSVTVE; via the coding sequence ATGTGTGGAATTGTAGCTTACATCGGGCACAGAGAAGCATACCCGGTAGTATTGAAAGGCCTTAAAAGACTGGAATACCGCGGTTACGACAGCGCTGGCGTAGCCATCATCAATGACGGGCTGCGGGTATACAAAAAGAAAGATAAAGTTGCGGCGCTGGAAGAGTACGCGTCCAGCTACGATATGCGCAGCTCCATCGCCATCGGGCATACCCGGTGGGCGACGCATGGCGAGCCCTGTGACCGCAACGCGCATCCCCACGTTTCCAGTGACGGTAAACTGTCAATGGTACATAACGGCATCATCGAGAACTATGTACAGCTGAAACAGGAACTGGTCAAACAGGGCCATGTTTTCCAAAGCGATACCGATACAGAAGTGCTGTTGCACTTTATCGAGGAAATCAAAAAGCAGAACCAGTGCCCCCTGGAAGAAGCGCTGCGCATAGCCCTGAAAAGAGTAGTAGGCGCTTATGTGATCGTACTGATCGACGAAGATAATCCGGACACGCTGATAGCAGCACGCAAAGGCAGTCCGCTGGTGATCGGCGTAGGCAAAGGCGAACATTTCCTCGCCTCGGACGCTTCCCCCATCGTGGAATACACCAAAGAGGTAGTATATGTCAACGATTATGAAATTGCCATCATTAAAGCAGATGAGCTGATCCTCAAAAATATCTCCAACGAAAGACAAACACCTTATATACAGAAGCTGGACATTGAGCTGGCAGCCATTGAGAAAGGCGGCTTTGCCCACTTCATGCTGAAAGAAATATTTGAGCAGCCGCAAACTATCTTTGACAGTTTACGTGGCCGTCTCGATGCGAAAAAAGGCACCCTCACCATGGGCGGCATCCGTGAATATGCTGAAACACTGAGCAACGCCAAACGTATTATTATCGTTGCCTGCGGCACCTCCTGGCATGCCGGCCTTGTAGCGGAATATATGATCGAAGAGTTATGCCGCATCCCCGTGGAAGTGGAATATGCCTCTGAGTTCCGCTACCGCAATCCGGTAGTAGGCCCCGGTGATGTGATCATCGCCATCTCCCAGTCCGGCGAAACAGCCGATACCCTGGTGGCCATTGAAGCGGCCAAAGAGAAAGGCGCCATTATCCTCGGCGTATGTAACGTAGTAGGCTCCTCCATCGCCCGCCTGTCTCACGCCGGCGCCTATACGCACGCAGGCCCTGAAATCGGCGTGGCCAGCACCAAAGCCTTCACGGCGCAACTGGCAGTACTGTGCCTCGTAGGCCTGAAAATAGCCGCAGAGAAAGGTTCCGTTACCCCGCAGCGTTTTCAGCACCTGTTAGATGAACTGGACCAGATCCCTGAAAAAGTAGCGACCGCCCTGAAACTGGACGACCAGGTACAGCAGATCGCCGCCAAATACAAGGATGCCCGCGACTTCCTCTATCTAGGCCGTGGTTACAATTTCCCGGTAGCACTCGAAGGCGCGCTCAAACTGAAAGAAATATCCTACATCCATGCGGAAGGTTATCCCGCTGCGGAAATGAAACACGGCCCTATTGCACTGGTAGACGAAAACCTGCCTGTGGTGATCGTGGCCACCAAAGACAGCTACTACGAAAAGATCGTATCCAACATACAGGAAATTAAAGCCCGTAAAGGTAAAGTGATAGCGGTTGTGACGGAAGGCGACCACATCATTCCGCCCATGGCTGATGACGTTATTTTTGTACCTTCAGCAGATGAACTCGTTGCACCTATTGTCTCCGTTATCCCCCTGCAACTGCTCGCCTATCACATCGGCGTCATGAAAGGGTTTGACGTAGACAAACCGAGAAACCTGGCGAAGAGTGTGACTGTTGAATAA